The proteins below are encoded in one region of Triticum aestivum cultivar Chinese Spring chromosome 1B, IWGSC CS RefSeq v2.1, whole genome shotgun sequence:
- the LOC123097816 gene encoding uncharacterized protein, translating to MAFLGGSLRVTRSIGSRKTTKGKSHGGSGSWRQAPAPVRELFWRVRRVVLRPKRRAVSFGYDLKSYSQNFDDGLVPAHRL from the coding sequence ATGGCGTTTCTGGGAGGATCATTGCGCGTGACGAGAAGCATTGGAAGCCGGAAGACGACGAAGGGGAAGAGCCACGGCGGGTCGGGGTCGTGGCGGCAGGCGCCGGCTCCCGTGAGGGAGCTGTTCTGGAGGGTGAGGCGCGTCGTGCTACGGCCAAAGCGCCGCGCCGTGAGCTTTGGGTACGACCTCAAGAGCTACTCCCAGAACTTCGATGATGGCCTCGTCCCTGCCCATCGCCTCTAG